In Trichoderma breve strain T069 chromosome 4, whole genome shotgun sequence, the following proteins share a genomic window:
- a CDS encoding YIF1 domain-containing protein → MHRAAQSPPLHHPVPQHFSTVPQLRSPPPPPGSAQSQQLGYGGNPYQQQQGGNMGNAFGAYGQFMNDPTAQVAAQFGQTAFKHGQEYVEQNIGRYVNVSALKYYFNVSNFYVVNKLFLVLFPWRHKPWSRKQAVGANGQELRYLPPRDDINSPDMYIPVMALVTYILLSTLVAGVRGKFNPELLGYTATIALGVVIFEIIALKVGCYLLSISSQSQLLDLIAYSGYKFVGIIVTIAIAEIVNGGKGTGGWVGWLVFIYTFLANSLFLMRSLKYVLLPETATNSGGPMQTDTRVKRNQRTQFLFFYSYLVQLFFMWLLTRP, encoded by the exons ATGCATCGGGCGGCGCAGTCCCCTCCGTTGCACCACCCGGTGCCGCAGCACTTTTCCACGGTTCCCCAGCTCCGATcaccgcctccgcctccggGGTCCGCGCAGTCGCAGCAGCTCGGCTATGGCGGGAATCcgtaccagcagcagcagggcggCAACATGGGCAATGCCTTTGGCGCATACGGCCAGTTCATGAACGATCCCACGGCCCAGGTGGCGGCGCAGTTTGGCCAGACGGCCTTCAAGCACGGCCAGGAATATGTGGAACAGAAC ATCGGCCGCTACGTCAATGTTTCCGCGCTCAAGTACTACTTCAATGTCTCCAACTTCTACGTCGTCAACAAGCTCTTCCTGGTCCTGTTCCCCTGGAGGCACAAGCCTTGGTCCCGTAAACAGGCCGTTGGAGCAAATGGCCAGGAGCTGCGCTATCTGCCGCCGCGAGacgacatcaacagcccCGATATGTACATCCCAG TCATGGCATTGGTTACGTATATTCTTCTATCTACTTTGGTCGCCGGTGTAAGGGGCAAGTTTAACCCTGAGCTTCTCGGATACACAGCAACAATCGCGCTTGGCGTTGTCATTTTCGAAATCATCGCGTTGAAGGTGGGATGCTACCTCCtgagcatctccagccagTCCCAGCTACTTGATCTGATTGCCTACTCTGGCTACAAGTTTGTTGGCATCATTGTtaccattgccattgccgagATTGTCAACGGCGGCAAGGGCACCGGAGGCTGGGTCGGTTGGTTGGTCTTTATCTATACTTTCTTGGCCAACTCCCTTTTCTTG ATGCGATCCCTGAAATACGTTCTTTTACCTGAAACAGCCACAAACTCCGGAGGACCTATGCAAACCGACACCAGGGTGAAGCGAAACCAGAGGACAcagttccttttcttctattcCTACCTCGTCCAGCTATTCTTTATGTGGCTTCTCACTAGGCCTTGA
- a CDS encoding SRP54-type protein, GTPase domain-containing protein, with the protein MLDAFEVLTTSGVVLWSRTYAPVSPSIVNNFIADTFIEEKTGTIAPTDSQSAATNPAYRSDQHTLKWTFVKELGLIFVVVYRSLLHLSWVDKLVDNIKTIFVELYGEQLTKPHTTLVECHSFGEYFDQQLKELDKSSHVGSISPIDEESASHPAAAGLKYRGHAANGTAAHDTTSADSTPIQTPNASRPSTPGNLVVAKAGPVAKMSRRARKAHNSGSAPASSGDEALASSRLKKGAKATKKGRKWNADGFADEEDDDVQLDYSRPSLTSDSEAEAVGRSSALDAVESSTWGSTSKGKFILKDLGDEVHDILASAEAQKAEKAARADNKTGLLGSGVNAISGLFRNVVGGKTLTKEDLDKAMKGMEDHLLRKNVAREAAVRLCEGVEKELVGVKTGNFESINAKIQAAMESSLTKMLTPTSSLDLLREIDSITAPPVTSLRKARPYVISIVGVNGVGKSTNLSKICFFLLQNKYKVLIAAGDTFRSGAVEQLAVHVRNLKELTAREGGKVELYQKGYGKDAAAVAKDAVNHAAQEGYDVVLIDTAGRRHNDQRLMSSLEKFAKFAQPDKILMVGEALVGTDSVAQARNFNAAFGSDRALDGFIISKCDTVGDMVGTLVSLVHATNVPVVFVGVGQHYSDLRNFSVKWAVGKLLSSN; encoded by the exons ATGTTGGATGCGTTCGAGGTTCTCACCACGTCCGGCGTGGTTCTCTGGTCCAGGACATATGCGCCCGTCAGCCCCTCCATCGTCAACAATTTCATTGCCGACACGTTTATCGAGGAAAAGACGGGCACCATTGCGCCCACCGATTCGCAGTCTGCGGCTACCAATCCAGCCTACAGAAGCGATCAGCACACTCTGAAATGGACCTTTGTCAAGGAATTGGGCTTAATCTTTGTG GTTGTCTACCGTTCTCTGCTGCACCTGTCTTGGGTTGATAAGCTTGTGGATAACATCAAAACCATCTTTGTCGAGCTATACGGCGAACAACTCACCAAGCCCCATACCACCCTCGTCGAATGCCACTCGTTTGGTGAATATTTCGAccagcagctgaaagagcTAGACAAATCGAGTCATGTCGGATCTATAAGTCCTATAGACGAGGAATCCGCCTCCCAtcccgcagcagcaggcttgaAATACAGGGGCCATGCTGCCAATGGTACTGCTGCCCATGATACCACATCGGCCGATTCGACACCTATCCAAACACCCAACGCTTCACGTCCCTCGACTCCCGGCAACTTGGTTGTTGCCAAGGCTGGCCCTGTGGCCAAGATGTCCAGAAGAGCCCGCAAGGCCCACAACTCTGGTTCGGCGCCTGCGTCGTCTGGAGACGAGGCGTTGGCTTCAAGTCGACTGAAGAAGGGCGCCAAGGCGACGAAGAAGGGCCGCAAATGGAACGCCGATGGTTTCgctgacgaggaagacgacgatgtACAGCTGGATTATTCCCGGCCTAGTCTCACAAGTGACTCGGAGGCCGAGGCAGTTGGGCGATCCAGCgctcttgatgctgttgagtcGTCTACCTGGGGATCCACAAGCAAAGGCAAGTTCATTCTCAAGGACTTGGGAGACGAGGTGCACGacatcttggcctcggccgAGGCTCAGAAAGCCGAGAAGGCTGCACGAGCAGACAACAAGACTGGTCTTTTGGGCTCTGGAGTCAATGCCATCAGTGGGCTGTTCCGAAATGTGGTGGGCGGCAAGACCTTGACCAAGGAGGATCTcgacaaggccatgaaggGCATGGAAGATCACTTGCTGCGCAAAAACGTGGCGCGTGAAGCCGCCGTTCGCCTCTGCGAGGGTGTCGAAAAGGAGCTGGTCGGTGTCAAGACTGGAAACTTTGAAA GCATCAACGCCAAGATCCAGGCGGCAATGGAGTCGTCTCTCACCAAAATGCTCACTCCCACCTCATCCCTCGACCTTCTTCGCGAAATCGACTCCATCACCGCTCCGCCAGTCACCTCTCTGCGCAAAGCTCGGCCCTacgtcatctccatcgtcggAGTCAACGGCGTCGGAAAGTCCACAAACTTATCCAagatctgcttcttcctgctgcAGAACAAATACAAGgtcctcatcgccgccggcGACACTTTTCGTTCGGGCGCcgtcgagcagctcgccgTGCATGTGCGAAACCTCAAGGAGCTCACGGCCCGAGAGGGAGGAAAAGTCGAGCTGTACCAGAAGGGATACGGcaaggatgctgctgccgtcgCCAAGGACGCTGTTAACCATGCGGCTCAGGAGGGCTACGACGTCGTTCTTATTGATACGGCTGGGCGCAGGCACAATGATCAGAGACTCATGTCTTCGCTGGAGAAGTTTGCCAAGTTTGCCCAGCCTGATAAGATTCTCATGGTTGGTGAG GCTCTCGTTGGAACAGACTCTGTTGCCCAGGCACGCAACTTTAACGCAGCCTTTGGCTCTGATCGCGCCCTAGAcggcttcatcatctccaagtgCGACACCGTCGGTGACATGGTCGGTACCCTTGTCAGTCTGGTCCACGCGACGAACGTGCCTGTTGTGTTTGTGGGAGTTGGCCAGCATTACTCTGACCTAAGGAACTTTTCGGTCAAGTGGGCTGTAGGAAAGCTGCTGAGCAGCAATTAA
- a CDS encoding mpv17 / PMP22 family domain-containing protein, which produces MAPSPIIQATLQSSLLAALSNILAQAITAYRNNEAVTIDWVPVFQYVLFAVVSTPPNFLWQDFLESTFPAHPSPKPPSDSKKKSPSSQPPPLSLTNTVLKFLLDQTIGAALNTLLFSTFTHSLRQAMVHAPRITNLPSAAKYWSSAGAVDFNRVDFARVWAASKAEFWALMFAAAKLWPAVSLVNFTLVKSVQGRNLVGALAGVAWGVYISLAMGN; this is translated from the exons ATGGCACCGTCACCTATCATCCAGGCAACGCTGCAATCTTCCCTCCTGGCAGCCTTGTCCAATATCCTCGCGCAGGCCATCACCGCATACCGGAACAAC GAAGCCGTGACAATAGACTGGGTGCCCGTGTTCCAATATGTCCTCTTCGCCGTCGTGAGCACGCCGCCAAACTTTCTGTG GCAAGACTTTCTCGAGTCAACATTTCCCGCacacccctcccccaaaCCCCCCTCAGACTCCAAGAAAAAATCCCCATCAtcacagcctcctcctctctccctcaCAAACACCGTCCTCAAATTCCTCCTCGACCAAACCATCGGCGCTGCCCTCAACACACTCCTCTTCAGCACCTTCACCCACTCCCTGCGCCAAGCAATGGTCCACGCCCCGCGCATCACCAACTTGCCCTCCGCCGCAAAATACTGGTCCAGCGCCGGCGCCGTCGACTTTAACCGCGTCGACTTTGCAAGAGTCTGGGCTGCGTCAAAGGCTGAGTTTTGGGCCCTCAtgtttgctgctgcgaaGCTCTGGCCCGCGGTGTCGCTCGTCAACTTTACGCTTGTCAAGTCTGTGCAGGGGAGGAACTTGGTTGGTGCGTTGGCGGGAGTTGCGTGGGGGGTGTATATCTCGTTGGCCATGGGGAACTGA